In Alicyclobacillus macrosporangiidus CPP55, a single window of DNA contains:
- the hisC gene encoding histidinol-phosphate transaminase, translated as MVDVASRVRPGISGIDPYQPGLTDDELKHRYGLTRVIKLNANENALGPSPLALEAIRRELETLHHYPDGSSELLREAIAAFHGVSPEAVLVGNGSDDLIKLISETFLDPGDEVVVPKPSFSQYGFGAAIMRATVVPAALRPDFTYDVEAVLDKVGPRTKLVYLCTPNNPTGTIITRRELDWLLERLPEDVLVVLDLAYNDYSQHPERVVEDTRLLADARIIALHTFSKLYGLAGLRVGYGLANPEVWSFVNRVREPFNVNRVAQRAAVAALADEEHRRRSQAHAQASRAYYAKALAELGVPSVPTEANFILAETKDAKGTVQALMAHGVMVRAGFGLPDHVRITFGTEEENEACIEALAAVLRQRG; from the coding sequence ATGGTCGACGTGGCGAGCCGGGTGAGGCCGGGCATCAGCGGGATCGATCCGTATCAGCCTGGCCTGACCGACGACGAGCTGAAACACCGTTACGGACTGACGCGAGTTATCAAACTGAATGCGAACGAAAATGCCCTCGGTCCTTCTCCGTTGGCCCTGGAGGCCATCCGGCGGGAGCTGGAGACGCTGCACCATTACCCGGACGGGTCGAGCGAGCTGCTGCGGGAGGCCATCGCGGCGTTCCACGGGGTATCTCCGGAAGCGGTGCTGGTGGGCAACGGATCGGACGACCTGATCAAGTTGATCTCGGAGACGTTTCTCGATCCGGGAGACGAGGTGGTGGTCCCGAAGCCCTCGTTCTCCCAATACGGATTCGGCGCGGCCATCATGCGGGCGACGGTCGTCCCGGCGGCGCTTCGGCCGGATTTCACCTACGACGTGGAGGCTGTCCTGGACAAGGTGGGCCCGCGCACCAAGTTGGTTTATCTGTGCACGCCCAACAACCCGACGGGGACCATCATCACGCGACGGGAGCTGGATTGGCTGTTGGAACGGCTGCCGGAGGATGTGCTGGTGGTGTTGGATCTGGCGTACAACGACTATTCTCAGCACCCGGAGCGGGTGGTCGAGGACACGCGGCTGCTGGCGGATGCGCGGATCATCGCGCTGCACACCTTCTCGAAACTGTATGGATTGGCAGGGTTGCGCGTCGGCTATGGCTTGGCGAACCCGGAGGTGTGGTCGTTCGTCAACCGCGTGAGGGAGCCGTTCAACGTCAATCGGGTGGCCCAACGAGCGGCCGTTGCGGCGCTCGCGGACGAGGAGCACCGGCGCCGGTCGCAGGCGCACGCGCAGGCGAGCCGGGCGTATTACGCCAAGGCCTTGGCGGAACTGGGGGTACCGTCCGTTCCGACGGAGGCGAACTTCATTCTGGCGGAGACGAAAGACGCCAAGGGCACCGTTCAGGCCTTGATGGCCCACGGGGTCATGGTGCGCGCGGGCTTCGGGTTGCCGGATCATGTGCGCATTACGTTCGGCACGGAGGAAGAAAACGAGGCTTGCATCGAGGCGTTGGCGGCGGTGCTGCGCCAACGGGGTTGA
- the cax gene encoding calcium/proton exchanger, whose protein sequence is MRRWVWPLTAALLIIAGYAKFVEASGVVVFLFSAAAIIPLAGLMGRSTEAIAAHAGPRVGGLLSATFGNAVELIIGVIALNAGMSTLVKASITGSILGNMLFVLGVSFFVGGIRHPIQRFNIRAARSNASMLMLSVGVAFIVPAIFSTSQDAASLTMSTVVALVSLLLYLSGLYFTLFTHREVFESINHYAGEDEQHWRLWPAIGVLLITTVCVAFASEWLVGSIEELATRMGWSEVFMGVVIVAIVGNAAEHASAVWMAWKNRMDLSLEIAVGSTLQVAMFVAPVLFLASLALGHPMPLLFSWPELASMGAAVLLVVVLMMDGESNWLEGALALGAYLVMAVGFYTLPSML, encoded by the coding sequence TTGCGCCGGTGGGTGTGGCCGCTGACAGCGGCACTGTTGATCATTGCAGGATACGCGAAGTTCGTGGAAGCTTCCGGGGTGGTTGTGTTTCTCTTCTCCGCGGCGGCCATCATTCCCTTGGCGGGTTTGATGGGCCGGTCGACGGAAGCCATCGCGGCGCACGCGGGACCGCGGGTGGGCGGACTCCTGTCCGCGACATTCGGCAATGCCGTTGAGCTGATCATCGGGGTCATCGCGCTGAACGCGGGGATGTCGACGCTCGTCAAGGCGTCCATCACCGGCTCCATCCTCGGCAACATGCTGTTCGTACTCGGTGTGAGTTTCTTCGTCGGCGGCATCCGTCATCCCATCCAGCGGTTCAACATTCGCGCCGCCCGCAGCAACGCATCCATGTTGATGTTGAGCGTCGGGGTCGCCTTCATCGTGCCCGCCATCTTCAGCACAAGCCAGGATGCGGCGAGCCTCACCATGTCGACGGTCGTCGCCCTCGTCTCCTTGCTGCTGTACTTGTCCGGGCTGTATTTCACTCTGTTCACCCATCGGGAGGTGTTCGAGTCCATCAACCACTACGCGGGTGAGGACGAGCAGCACTGGCGCCTGTGGCCGGCCATCGGCGTGCTGCTCATCACCACCGTCTGTGTCGCCTTCGCGAGCGAATGGTTGGTCGGCAGCATCGAGGAGTTGGCCACCCGCATGGGGTGGAGCGAGGTGTTCATGGGCGTGGTCATCGTCGCCATCGTCGGCAACGCTGCCGAGCACGCGTCGGCAGTATGGATGGCGTGGAAGAACCGCATGGACCTGTCCTTGGAGATCGCGGTGGGCAGTACGCTGCAGGTGGCCATGTTCGTCGCGCCGGTGTTGTTTCTCGCCAGTCTCGCCCTTGGGCACCCGATGCCGCTGTTGTTTTCGTGGCCGGAATTAGCCAGCATGGGGGCAGCCGTGCTGCTGGTCGTGGTCTTGATGATGGACGGGGAGTCCAACTGGTTGGAAGGCGCCTTGGCCTTAGGGGCGTATCTGGTCATGGCGGTGGGTTTCTACACGCTGCCGTCCATGTTGTAA
- a CDS encoding cobalamin-binding protein has protein sequence MPVRPRIVSLCPSNTELVHALGLSDCLVGVDLYSDYPPDAVEGLPRVGPDLDIDVDRVAALRPDLTLCSLSVPGMERVVQAISAAGLPHLVFSPHSVADIFADLRRLEDALPGAVPPGRAEAIIDGLRERIDRVQDAAATVAWRPRLYWEWWPHPIFSPASGNWLTEISWLAGAENVFADRPGDQVQDDGSAVIQEKPDFLLAVWTGVVQHKVPLAKLLHRPGWGEIPAIRNRRVFILAEGLYCRPSPRLIDGLEQLFVLVHPDAAARAGLPPASHHAPVRTADGRWLDGVTPERAQDARGRITGG, from the coding sequence ATGCCTGTCCGCCCCCGCATCGTCTCCCTATGCCCAAGCAACACCGAGCTGGTGCACGCCCTCGGGCTCTCCGACTGCCTCGTCGGCGTGGACCTGTACTCCGACTACCCTCCCGATGCGGTCGAAGGTCTGCCTCGGGTGGGACCCGACCTCGACATCGACGTCGACCGAGTCGCTGCCCTTCGGCCCGATCTGACGTTGTGTTCGCTCTCGGTCCCGGGAATGGAGCGCGTCGTACAGGCCATTTCAGCCGCCGGCTTGCCGCACTTGGTGTTCTCCCCGCATTCCGTGGCCGATATCTTTGCGGACCTGCGCCGCCTCGAGGACGCCCTTCCCGGGGCCGTCCCCCCGGGCCGGGCGGAGGCCATTATCGACGGGCTGCGGGAGCGGATCGATCGCGTTCAAGACGCGGCAGCTACCGTCGCCTGGCGGCCGCGGTTGTACTGGGAGTGGTGGCCGCACCCCATCTTCTCCCCGGCGTCCGGCAACTGGTTGACGGAGATCTCATGGCTGGCCGGAGCCGAAAACGTGTTCGCGGACCGTCCGGGGGACCAGGTGCAAGATGACGGCAGCGCCGTCATCCAGGAGAAGCCGGACTTCCTGCTCGCCGTCTGGACGGGCGTCGTGCAGCACAAGGTCCCGCTCGCGAAACTGCTCCACCGCCCTGGCTGGGGGGAGATCCCCGCCATCCGCAACCGGCGGGTATTCATCCTCGCGGAAGGCCTCTACTGCCGGCCCTCCCCCCGTCTCATCGACGGGCTCGAGCAGTTGTTTGTGCTGGTCCATCCGGACGCAGCGGCCCGGGCGGGGCTGCCGCCCGCCTCCCATCACGCGCCGGTGCGAACGGCCGACGGGCGGTGGCTGGACGGCGTGACACCCGAGCGGGCGCAAGACGCACGCGGCCGAATCACCGGTGGGTGA
- a CDS encoding enoyl-CoA hydratase/isomerase family protein translates to MAEVRVQVQDQVAVLVLDNPPLNVLSRDMASRLRAAVEQAVSREDVVALVVTGAGDRAFVAGADIKEFPRVMAEDGAEALALELDASLDVLAACRKPTIAALNGVTLGGGLELALACDFRIAEVQAQLGFPEVKLGLFPGAGGTQRLPRLIGASRAKEMIFGGEPISAEEAHRMGLVNRVVETGQAVQAAIDFAQVFRARSLATLALAKRAIDEGLEMTLADGIRHEAHLFGEVFRTQDAVEGVQAFLEKRAPRFTHR, encoded by the coding sequence GTGGCAGAGGTACGGGTGCAGGTGCAAGATCAGGTGGCGGTGTTGGTGCTGGACAATCCGCCACTCAACGTGTTGTCGCGGGACATGGCCAGCCGCCTGCGGGCGGCTGTCGAACAGGCGGTGTCTCGCGAGGACGTCGTGGCACTGGTCGTCACGGGGGCTGGGGATCGGGCGTTCGTCGCGGGGGCGGACATCAAGGAGTTTCCGCGGGTGATGGCCGAGGACGGAGCCGAAGCCTTAGCCTTGGAACTGGACGCGAGTCTCGACGTCTTGGCCGCCTGCCGGAAGCCGACCATCGCGGCGCTGAATGGGGTCACCCTGGGCGGAGGTCTGGAGCTGGCGTTGGCGTGCGATTTTCGCATCGCAGAAGTTCAGGCGCAACTCGGCTTTCCGGAGGTGAAGTTGGGGTTGTTCCCCGGCGCCGGAGGGACCCAACGGCTCCCGCGCCTCATCGGCGCGAGCCGTGCCAAGGAAATGATCTTTGGCGGCGAGCCGATTTCGGCGGAGGAGGCCCACCGGATGGGGCTGGTCAACCGCGTCGTGGAGACCGGACAGGCCGTCCAGGCGGCCATCGATTTCGCCCAGGTGTTCCGCGCCCGGAGCCTGGCCACGTTGGCGTTGGCAAAGCGGGCCATTGACGAAGGGCTGGAGATGACGTTGGCCGACGGCATTCGCCACGAGGCGCACCTGTTCGGCGAGGTGTTCCGCACCCAGGACGCGGTGGAAGGGGTGCAGGCGTTCCTGGAGAAGCGGGCGCCGCGGTTCACCCACCGGTGA
- a CDS encoding RNA polymerase sigma factor, giving the protein MVQWKQTWPGEGRWLHPLDEERRRLAAQWLEAYGDRVLRLAYLYTGDEGQAQYGFQETFVALCRRPPRVADYAHEQDAVISAALAVCATAGGGPVLTKDTAPFGDPGDQPSIQPTEAHPAAALAEVIARLEPELRSVWLASVFSDPSPHRLERLLLLPVRVITRRWAAARRQLAAEAAVRGWPMPEDALDQVRWVEAQVADMQVPEWLYHRTEQWIRATAAQIEAERHHRGPVVWTIGAGILLVFGLGSAVYGAYRPEAAAVTPPPPAAHPSAPGLPAPFEGLPVSENAQFRLPNDFPLDSLRRAVLAPDGLYLPQLVQATDSWPAIKLQKAPYTGSGSALDKALADAGRIEMVPPLNDRGTRQPVNWTIADWSVHVTGDWAVAVVTWKPASGPDVVTQLYGLYLPSGASGLLLSAEPAAAPPAVAVGGGRIVVQAAERPPGASGGAPVQVYTLSGEAPLRALVNAGQLNAPFGVMDKPAIVGGTLVFQGIRGQSDGPAPVTTAWYTLSWSDQLARYVGPPADAQPHWPVRGEAGDLWWCETTPDEDHRGLVHVWMGALTDASAAQAQEPAGQLAGSVPFFTASDQRVAWVQTTGGVTQLVVASVN; this is encoded by the coding sequence GTGGTACAATGGAAGCAGACGTGGCCGGGGGAGGGTCGGTGGTTGCATCCGTTGGATGAAGAAAGGCGGCGCCTGGCAGCGCAATGGTTGGAAGCCTATGGGGATCGGGTGCTCCGCTTGGCGTACCTGTACACCGGAGACGAAGGGCAGGCGCAGTACGGGTTCCAGGAGACGTTTGTGGCGCTGTGCCGGCGGCCGCCGCGCGTTGCGGATTATGCGCACGAACAGGACGCCGTGATCAGCGCCGCCCTGGCCGTTTGTGCCACGGCCGGTGGAGGTCCGGTGCTGACGAAAGACACGGCACCCTTCGGCGATCCCGGTGACCAGCCGAGCATCCAGCCGACGGAGGCGCACCCGGCTGCGGCGTTGGCGGAGGTCATCGCCCGGTTGGAGCCGGAGCTTCGATCCGTGTGGCTCGCCTCCGTTTTCAGCGATCCTTCGCCGCACCGTCTGGAGCGCCTGCTCCTGCTCCCGGTGCGGGTGATCACCCGGAGGTGGGCGGCTGCACGGCGGCAGTTGGCTGCGGAAGCGGCCGTCCGCGGGTGGCCGATGCCTGAGGATGCGCTGGATCAGGTCCGGTGGGTAGAGGCGCAGGTGGCGGACATGCAGGTCCCGGAGTGGCTGTACCACCGAACAGAGCAGTGGATTCGGGCCACCGCCGCCCAGATCGAGGCGGAACGGCACCACCGGGGTCCGGTGGTGTGGACCATCGGCGCCGGGATTCTACTGGTGTTCGGATTGGGGTCGGCGGTTTACGGCGCCTATCGCCCGGAGGCCGCGGCGGTGACGCCGCCGCCACCGGCCGCTCACCCGAGCGCTCCCGGTCTCCCGGCCCCCTTCGAAGGCTTGCCGGTGAGTGAGAACGCTCAGTTCCGGCTGCCAAATGACTTCCCATTGGACTCACTGCGACGTGCCGTGTTGGCTCCCGATGGACTGTATCTGCCCCAGTTGGTGCAGGCGACGGACAGTTGGCCGGCGATCAAGTTGCAGAAAGCCCCTTACACGGGCTCCGGGTCCGCGTTGGACAAGGCGTTGGCAGACGCTGGCCGGATCGAGATGGTCCCCCCGCTGAACGACCGAGGGACAAGGCAACCCGTGAATTGGACCATCGCCGACTGGTCCGTCCATGTCACCGGAGACTGGGCGGTCGCCGTCGTCACGTGGAAACCCGCGTCCGGGCCGGATGTCGTCACACAGCTGTACGGATTGTATCTTCCGAGTGGAGCCTCCGGCCTTTTGCTCTCGGCGGAGCCCGCCGCGGCGCCTCCGGCCGTCGCGGTGGGTGGAGGCCGCATTGTGGTCCAAGCTGCCGAACGGCCGCCAGGCGCCTCCGGCGGGGCGCCCGTTCAGGTGTATACATTATCTGGAGAGGCTCCGCTGCGGGCGTTGGTCAACGCGGGCCAGCTGAACGCGCCCTTTGGCGTGATGGACAAACCGGCCATCGTCGGTGGGACCCTCGTGTTCCAAGGCATCCGAGGACAGTCGGACGGCCCTGCGCCGGTGACCACCGCCTGGTATACCCTCTCGTGGTCGGATCAACTGGCGCGGTACGTCGGACCGCCAGCGGACGCGCAGCCTCACTGGCCGGTCCGGGGGGAGGCGGGCGATTTGTGGTGGTGCGAGACCACGCCCGATGAGGATCACCGCGGCCTCGTCCACGTCTGGATGGGGGCTTTGACGGACGCCTCCGCGGCACAGGCGCAGGAACCCGCTGGCCAGTTGGCAGGTTCGGTCCCGTTTTTCACGGCGTCCGATCAGCGGGTCGCGTGGGTCCAAACGACGGGCGGGGTCACCCAGTTGGTGGTCGCATCGGTCAATTGA
- the gltX gene encoding glutamate--tRNA ligase, which yields MAQTQPGPVRVRFAPSPTGSLHIGGARTAYFNWLFARQHQGVFVLRIDDTDLARSTEESYRQILDGFRWLGIDWDEGPDVGGPYGPYRQSQRLDIYRAQLQQLVEAGKAYPCFCTPEQLAADRERAQAAGQAPRYAGRCRDLTREEVERRLAAGERPAYRLRAPQEGTTVVHDLIRGDVAFDNAEIDDFVIWKSDGMPTYHFASCVDDYLMGITHIIRAEEHLSNTPRHIQLFHALGAPIPAFAHVPMILAPDRSKLSKRHGATSVQEYREQGILPEALINYLLLLGFSPGEDREVISRDEAVAVFDLEKVTKHAAVYDVKKLEWLNAHYLRAMPAERALSLIWETLQKRGWVGADPGRETLAWLLNLVRAVQERSRSMGELAGSMAYYFEAPAAYDEKGVRKHFTTAAADRLLEAADALDSATPFTAANVEAVYRSLIAAWGIKGGELIHPTRLALTGVTVGPGLFDVMALLGRAECQTRMRAAAAWIRRSV from the coding sequence ATGGCACAGACGCAACCCGGACCGGTACGGGTTCGGTTCGCACCCAGTCCGACCGGATCATTACATATTGGAGGAGCCAGGACCGCGTATTTCAACTGGCTGTTCGCACGCCAGCACCAGGGTGTGTTCGTCCTCCGGATCGACGACACGGACCTGGCCCGTTCGACGGAGGAGTCCTACCGGCAGATTCTCGACGGTTTTCGCTGGCTCGGAATCGATTGGGACGAGGGTCCGGATGTCGGCGGGCCGTACGGACCCTACCGGCAGTCGCAGCGCCTCGACATCTACCGTGCGCAGCTTCAGCAACTGGTGGAGGCGGGCAAGGCGTATCCTTGTTTTTGCACGCCGGAGCAGCTGGCGGCCGATCGGGAACGGGCGCAGGCCGCGGGACAGGCGCCGCGTTACGCGGGCCGGTGCCGGGATCTGACCCGGGAGGAGGTCGAGCGGCGCCTGGCGGCCGGGGAACGGCCGGCCTACCGCCTGCGGGCTCCGCAGGAAGGGACGACGGTCGTGCACGACCTCATCCGGGGAGACGTGGCGTTCGACAACGCGGAGATCGACGATTTTGTCATCTGGAAGAGCGACGGTATGCCTACGTATCACTTCGCCAGCTGCGTGGACGACTATCTGATGGGCATCACGCACATCATCCGCGCGGAGGAGCACTTGTCCAACACGCCTCGGCACATCCAGCTGTTCCACGCGCTCGGCGCTCCCATTCCGGCGTTTGCCCATGTGCCGATGATCCTGGCACCGGATCGCAGCAAGCTGAGTAAGCGGCACGGCGCGACCAGTGTGCAGGAATACCGGGAACAGGGGATCCTTCCGGAAGCGCTGATCAATTATCTGTTGCTGCTCGGATTCTCCCCCGGGGAAGATCGTGAGGTCATCAGCCGCGACGAGGCGGTGGCGGTCTTCGATCTCGAGAAGGTGACCAAGCACGCGGCGGTTTACGACGTAAAGAAGCTCGAGTGGCTCAACGCCCACTACCTGCGGGCCATGCCGGCGGAACGTGCCCTGTCGCTGATCTGGGAGACACTGCAGAAGCGAGGCTGGGTCGGCGCGGACCCGGGACGGGAGACGTTGGCCTGGCTGCTGAACCTGGTCAGGGCCGTGCAGGAGAGAAGCCGCAGCATGGGGGAACTGGCCGGCAGCATGGCGTACTACTTTGAGGCTCCGGCTGCGTACGACGAGAAAGGGGTGCGCAAGCATTTCACCACGGCGGCTGCGGATCGCCTGCTCGAGGCCGCGGATGCTCTGGACAGCGCGACGCCTTTCACCGCGGCGAACGTGGAGGCGGTGTACCGGTCACTCATCGCAGCGTGGGGCATTAAGGGCGGCGAGTTGATTCACCCCACTCGATTGGCGCTCACCGGCGTGACGGTGGGGCCGGGGTTGTTTGATGTGATGGCGTTGCTCGGCCGGGCAGAGTGCCAGACCCGGATGCGGGCCGCCGCAGCGTGGATCCGGCGGTCCGTCTGA
- the ilvA gene encoding threonine ammonia-lyase, whose protein sequence is MSVHQMKRPTLDDVRQAQERLAGVIQQTPLDPSHTFSALSGHRVFLKLENLQKTGSFKLRGAYNKIAQLSPEEREGGVIAASAGNHAQGVAFAASCHHSPCVIVMPEAASLAKISATQGYGATVVLSGTSYDDAYQHALELQKVHGYTFVHAFDDPLVIAGQGTIGLEILQQLPEVDAVVVPVGGGGLAAGVALAVKSLRPAVRVYGVEAANAACFRHALDTGRVETIPAQPTIADGIAVRRPGQLTFELIQTYVDDVVTVEEEEIARTLVLLLERSKLVVEGAAAAALAACITKKLPSGLGNVVVVLSGGNIDVTVLSRVIEHGLADAGRYLRLAVHLYDRPGALRDLLDVFAALGANVVSIQHHRVGTGISLGQTEVEIDLETRDANHVQIILERLSAKGYTPKLR, encoded by the coding sequence ATGTCGGTTCATCAGATGAAACGGCCCACTCTCGACGACGTGCGACAAGCCCAAGAGCGTCTTGCGGGCGTCATTCAACAGACGCCACTCGATCCCTCACACACCTTTTCCGCCCTGTCCGGGCACCGCGTCTTCTTGAAACTCGAGAACCTGCAGAAGACCGGATCATTCAAACTGCGTGGCGCTTACAATAAGATCGCCCAGCTGTCACCGGAGGAGCGAGAAGGCGGAGTGATCGCCGCCTCCGCCGGCAACCACGCCCAGGGCGTCGCATTCGCGGCATCGTGCCACCACAGTCCCTGCGTGATCGTTATGCCAGAGGCGGCGAGCCTCGCCAAGATCTCGGCCACCCAAGGTTACGGCGCGACCGTCGTGTTGTCGGGCACGAGCTACGACGACGCCTACCAGCACGCCCTGGAGTTGCAAAAGGTCCATGGCTATACGTTCGTGCACGCCTTTGACGACCCGCTGGTCATCGCGGGGCAAGGGACCATCGGCCTGGAGATCCTCCAGCAGCTCCCGGAGGTCGACGCCGTGGTCGTGCCGGTGGGCGGCGGTGGTCTGGCGGCCGGTGTGGCCTTGGCGGTCAAATCCCTCCGCCCCGCCGTGCGGGTGTACGGCGTTGAAGCGGCGAACGCTGCCTGCTTCCGGCACGCGCTCGACACCGGGCGCGTGGAGACCATCCCCGCGCAACCCACCATCGCCGACGGCATCGCGGTGCGCCGGCCGGGCCAGCTGACGTTCGAACTGATTCAGACGTATGTGGATGACGTGGTGACGGTGGAGGAGGAAGAGATCGCGAGGACGCTCGTGCTCCTGCTGGAACGCAGTAAGTTGGTGGTCGAAGGAGCGGCCGCGGCGGCCCTGGCCGCCTGCATCACGAAGAAACTCCCGTCCGGCCTCGGCAACGTCGTCGTGGTGCTCTCGGGCGGGAACATCGATGTCACCGTGCTCTCGCGCGTGATCGAACACGGATTGGCCGACGCCGGCCGGTATCTGCGGCTCGCTGTCCACCTGTACGACCGCCCGGGCGCGTTGCGCGACCTGCTCGACGTGTTTGCAGCGCTCGGCGCCAACGTGGTCTCCATCCAACACCACCGCGTCGGCACCGGGATCTCCCTCGGCCAGACCGAAGTGGAAATTGACCTGGAGACGCGCGACGCGAATCACGTCCAGATCATCCTCGAGCGGCTGTCGGCCAAAGGGTATACGCCGAAACTGCGGTAA
- a CDS encoding DUF72 domain-containing protein → MNPTLAGVRCGTCAWADHTAFYPKGMRPEARLSYYARHFSLVEADAPYYRIPAPDVVARWVEQTPEGFVFDVKAHRTMTLHDRGQAGTAQRAADFEAFIRAMQPLKEGGRLGAVLFQFPPWFVANEANHRYLDEVAERMDGFLLAVEFRHRSWWQGDAALQTADHLRSLGAVNVVCDEPQVGQGTIPFVPEVTQPRLVIFRLHGRNAKTWYQKGLQSSQQRFDYLYTREELASFLPYVRRWAQEASAVHILMNNNQGDYAVRNALDWLDLLGLAARVARPQDDPPGRQLRLFDPD, encoded by the coding sequence GCGGTTGTCTTACTATGCTCGCCATTTTTCGCTGGTGGAAGCTGACGCCCCGTACTACCGAATCCCGGCTCCGGACGTGGTCGCCCGTTGGGTGGAGCAGACCCCTGAGGGGTTCGTGTTCGACGTCAAGGCGCACCGTACGATGACCTTGCACGACCGAGGCCAGGCGGGTACGGCCCAGCGTGCGGCGGATTTTGAGGCATTTATCCGCGCGATGCAGCCGTTGAAAGAAGGTGGACGTCTCGGGGCGGTGCTGTTCCAGTTCCCCCCGTGGTTCGTGGCCAACGAGGCGAATCACCGCTACCTCGACGAGGTGGCAGAGCGGATGGACGGCTTCCTGCTCGCCGTGGAATTCCGGCATCGCAGCTGGTGGCAGGGCGATGCGGCGCTGCAGACAGCCGATCACCTCCGCAGCCTGGGGGCTGTCAACGTGGTGTGCGATGAACCGCAGGTGGGACAGGGGACCATCCCGTTCGTTCCCGAGGTGACGCAGCCGCGGCTGGTCATCTTCCGCCTGCATGGGCGGAACGCCAAGACGTGGTATCAGAAGGGACTGCAGTCGTCACAGCAGCGGTTCGACTATCTCTACACGCGAGAAGAACTGGCGTCTTTTCTGCCGTATGTGCGCCGATGGGCGCAAGAAGCCAGCGCGGTTCACATTCTCATGAACAACAACCAGGGCGATTACGCGGTGCGCAACGCCTTGGACTGGCTGGATCTGTTGGGCCTCGCCGCGCGGGTGGCGCGGCCGCAGGATGATCCCCCGGGCCGCCAGTTGCGTTTGTTCGATCCAGATTGA
- the lgt gene encoding prolipoprotein diacylglyceryl transferase has product MHQYWFWIGHFPVRAYSTIFAAAFLLGLGAVLYFARADGKSEYVPHFWNMAPGLLIGGLVGARFWQVFFFDWPYYRQNPAEIPAIWHGGLSIQGGVTGAFLVALWYIWRHRLDLWVMADIVAPGLLLGQSIGRDANLMNGDAFGDPTHHDFGLLYPQGTLARMTYGDQPLWPAEVWEGQADVILFALLLVLKQRRWPKGFLFAYYLVSYNAVRFLLEMLRGDSPRYLFHWDAAQWTAAPLVLAGLVLAVYLFWRDRRRGQSPMEATGSPGELD; this is encoded by the coding sequence TTGCATCAGTACTGGTTTTGGATCGGCCACTTTCCGGTCCGCGCCTACAGCACCATCTTTGCAGCCGCGTTTTTGCTCGGCCTCGGCGCGGTCCTGTACTTTGCCCGCGCGGACGGAAAATCCGAATATGTCCCCCATTTCTGGAACATGGCACCTGGCCTGCTCATCGGCGGGCTGGTCGGTGCGCGGTTCTGGCAGGTGTTTTTCTTCGACTGGCCCTATTACCGGCAGAATCCGGCCGAGATCCCGGCGATTTGGCACGGCGGTCTGTCCATCCAAGGCGGCGTCACCGGCGCATTTTTGGTGGCACTCTGGTACATCTGGAGGCACCGCCTCGACCTGTGGGTCATGGCGGACATCGTCGCGCCGGGCCTCTTGCTCGGCCAAAGCATCGGCCGCGATGCCAATCTGATGAACGGCGACGCCTTCGGAGATCCCACGCATCACGATTTCGGCCTGCTGTACCCCCAAGGTACACTCGCCCGCATGACCTACGGGGATCAACCCCTGTGGCCCGCCGAGGTGTGGGAGGGACAGGCCGACGTCATTCTCTTCGCCCTGCTGTTAGTGTTAAAACAACGCCGTTGGCCCAAGGGCTTCCTGTTCGCCTATTACCTCGTGTCTTACAATGCCGTTCGGTTTTTGCTCGAAATGCTCCGGGGAGACTCGCCTCGCTATCTGTTTCACTGGGACGCCGCCCAATGGACCGCCGCACCGCTCGTCCTCGCCGGGCTCGTCTTGGCGGTCTATCTGTTCTGGCGTGACCGGCGCCGCGGCCAATCCCCTATGGAGGCGACGGGAAGCCCCGGCGAATTGGACTGA